The Megasphaera elsdenii DSM 20460 genome includes the window GACCTGCGACCGGCCTGGCCGTCAGGCCCAAAATAAAAAAATTTCAAATTTTTTTGTTTTTTTAGAAGGAATTTGCATCTCCGTGTTGAATACTATACATATAAGGGAAGAGACCACAAGGAATGAAAGCCATACATTTCTTAGACAGGATCTCCCCACGAAAGGAAGGGATGTTTTATGGCAACCATCGTTAGAGGTAAAAATTTAGAAATTACACCGGCTCTGAAAGATCACGTTGAAAAACAGGAAAAGAAAGTCACGAAATACTTTGATAACGAAGTCAATGTCCAGGCCCTGCTTTCTGTAGAAAAAGATCGGAAAATCGCTGAAATCACGTTGAAAGTGGACGGCGTCGTCCTCCGCGGCGTTGAAGCCAACGATGATATGTATGCTGCTATCGATTTAGTCTATGATAAACTGGTACGCCAGATTCATAAATATAAAACGAAAATCGCCCGCCGCATGAAGAAAGGTGCTTTCAATGATGCTCTTGTCGAAGGGCCGGCCGTTCCGGAAGAAACCTTTGAAGTCGCCCGCGTCAAGAAATTCGCCGCTCGTCCGATGGACGTGGAAGAAGCTATCTTGCAGATGAACCTCGTAGGTCACGATTTCTTCGTATTCCTCAATTCCAAGACCGACACGATCAACGTCGTCTACAAACGGAAACACGGCAAATACGGCCTCATCGAACCGGAATACTAGGGGCTGGCAGTCCGTGGCTCCCTTGATAGGGGAGCTGTCAGCATCGCTGACTGAGAGGTTGAAAAGATGAATAAAAAAGCTGTCGCATTAAGCAGAAATACATAATGCGGCAGCTTTTTTGCGTATTAAGTTTGCAGAAGGGACCTCGCATGATGGTAGAAGCCTTCGTGCGACAGCCCCTTTTCCCAATGTGATGTCCCTACGGCACCAGTTTATGGAATTCCCGCAACGGGCCGTCCAGCTACAGCTGTCCGTTTTGGCAGCCGTCCTGTGCCTTCCGCTAGTCGGCACCTGACGGACCAAAAAGGCTTGGGACGGCCCCTACGATGGCCTGCGGCCTGCGCGGCGGGCCGCCCTTTGGGCGTCCCCTACGTATCCTCATTATGGAGGACGCTGATTTTAGGCGTGTGGTGGATGGCTTGTTCAAATTCGTCCTGGATTTCCTGGCTCGGTTCGCCGTCGAGTTTGCTGACGATGTAGATGGCGATGAGCGAGAAGAGGAAGCCCGGTACGATTTCGTAGAGGCCGAACCAGGCGAATTGTTTCCAAATGAGGACGGTCAGGCCGCCGACGATGATGCCGGCCAGGGCGCCATTCTTGGTCATGCGTTTCCAGTACAAGGACAGGAGGATGGTCGGGCCGAAGGCGGCACCGAAGCCGGCCCAGGCGTAGGATACCATGGTCAGGATGTAGCTGTTCGGGTTGAGGGCCAGGACGATGGCGCAGGCGGCGACGACGAGGACGGTCAGGCGGCTGACGTATATGAGTTCTTTTTCACTGGCATTCTTGCGGATGAAGGTGTGATAAAAATCCTTGGAGATAGCCGATGCCGTGACCAGGAGCTGCGATGAGGCGGTACTCATGATGGCGGCCAGGACGGCGGACAAGATGAGGCCCGATGCGAACGGCGGGAAGAGCTGGCGGCTCATGACCAGGAAGACTTTTTCCGAGTCCGCGCCGGCTAAGGGCGTCGGGACGACGACTTTGCCGACCAGGCCGACCAGGACGGCAGCGGCCAGGGAGATGACGACCCAGGTCATGGCGATGTGTTTCGATTTCTTCAGTTCCGTCGGGTCACCGATGGCCATGAAGCGGACCAGGATATGAGGCTGGCCGAAATAGCCGACGCCCCAGGCCAGGGCGGAAATGATGCCGATGATGCCTGTCGTCGTCGTGTCCGGTGCCATTTCCAGGAGGTTCGGTGCCGTCGCAGCTAATCGGGTCATGACGGCGTCGCAGCCGCCGAAGGCGATCATGCCGACGACGGGGACCAGGACGATGGCCAGGAACATCATGCAGCCCTGGATGAAGTCGGTCCAGCAGACGGCCATGAAGCCGCCCAGGAAGGTGTAGATGACGACGACGCCGGCGCTGAGCAGGAGGGCCGAGAAGTAGTCCATGCCGAAGACCGATTCAAAGAGTTTGCCGCCGGAGACGAAACCGGACGACGTGTATATAAGGAAGAATATGAGGATAAAGATGGCAGAGATGATGCGGATGATATTTTTGTCATCGTGGAAGCGGTTTTTCAAGTAGTCCGGCATGGTCAGGCTATTGTTAGCAACTTCCGTATAGTTGCGCAGGCGCTGGGAGACGAACTGCCAGTTGAGGTACGTGCCGATGGCGATGCCAATGGCAATCCAGGCAGCCGAGATGCCTGTCGAATAAGCGAAACCCGGGACGCCCATGAGCATCCAGCCGCTCATGTCTGACGCTTCGGCGCTCATGGAAGTGATCCAAGGCCCCAGGCTGCGTCCGCCGAGGATATAGTCGCTCAGCCGTTGCTGGGACCGGGAATAATAGACGCCGATTGCCAGCATGACCAGAAGGTACAAGGCAAAGGCCGTCAATATGGAAACATCATATTGCATCATAATCATAAAACCCCTTTCACGCGGTATATAAATAATAAAACTATTTTAGCATATTCATGCGTTGTTGTATATGGGAAATAGGTATTGCATTGTGAGTCGTAGTCGGGGTATAATGTATAATTGATATAATATCACAGAGTAGATTGCAAATTGTGTAAATTGGAGGTCTCGGATAGGTGTTTAATAAACTGATACAAAGACTGCTCGGGAATAATACCGAGCATGAATTAAAGAAGATGTGGCCTATTGTCCGCCGCATCAACGACCTGGAACCGAAATTGGCAGGCCTGAGCGATGCATCGCTGCAGGAAAAGACCTTCGAGTTCAAGAATCGCCTGGCCAACGGAGAAACGTTGGACGACATTCTGCCCGAAGCTTTTGCCGTCGTCCGTGAAGCGTCGCGCCGTGTGACGGGCATGCGCCATTTCGACGTCCAGCTCCTGGGGGGCATCGTTCTCCACCGCGGGGATATCGCCGAAATGCGTACTGGTGAAGGGAAGACCCTGGTTGCGACTTTGCCGGTATACCTCAATGCCCTGACGGGCAAGGGCGTCCACGTCGTCACGGTCAACGACTACCTGGCTACCCGCGACAGCGAAGATATGGGCCGCATCTATAAGTTCCTCGGCCTGTCTGTCGGCCTCATCGTCCACGACCTCACGTATGACCAGCGCCGCCGGGCGTACAACGCTGACGTCACGTATGGGACGAACAACGAATTTGGGTTCGACTACCTGCGCGACAACATGGTCATCAGTGAAGACCAGATGGTACAGCGGCCGCTCAACTACTGTATCGTCGACGAAGTGGACTCGATCCTCATCGACGAAGCGCGGACGCCGCTCATCATTTCCGGCCCTGGTGAAAAATCGACGGACCTCTATTATACGCTGGCAGGCATCGTCAAGACCTTCACCAAGGACGACTACACGATGGACGAAAAGCAGAAGACCATTGCGCCGACCGATTCGGGCGTTGCCAAAGTCGAAAAGATGCTGGGCATCAGCAACATGTTCGATAACGAACACCTCGACTTGAACCACCTGGTCATCCAGGCTCTGCGGGCGCGCTTCATGATGCACCGCGACAAGGATTACGTCGTCAAGAACGGTGAAATCGTCATCGTCGACGAATTTACCGGGCGCCTCATGTTCGGCCGCCGTTACAGCGATGGTCTCCATCAGTCCATTGAAGCCAAGGAAAACGTCAAGGTCCAGGGCGAAAGCAAGACCTTGGCTACGATTACCTTCCAGAACTACTTCCGTATGTACGAGAAACTGGCCGGCATGACTGGTACGGCTAAGACGGAAGAAGACGAATTTAACAAGATCTACAAGCTCGACGTCTACGTCATCCCGACCAATAAGCCGGCTATCCGTAAGGATTTGCCGGACGTCATCTACAAGACGAAGAACGCCAAGTACCGCGCCGTCGTCCGGGAAGTCAAGAAGCGCCACGCTACGGGCCAGCCGATCCTGGTCGGTACGACGTCCATCAACCAGTCGGAAATCCTCAGCCAGCTCCTGGATAAGGAAAACATCGTCCACAACGTGCTCAACGCCAAATACCATGAAAAAGAAGCGGAAATCATCAAGAACGCCGGTCAGAAGGGCATGGTCACCATTGCCACCAACATGGCTGGCCGCGGCACGGATATCAAGCTCGGGCCGGGCGTCGCCGAACTGGGCGGCCTGATGATCATCGGTACGGAACGCCATGAAAGCCGCCGTATCGACAACCAGCTGCGCGGCCGTGCCGGCCGTCAGGGCGACCCCGGTACGACGCAGTTCTTCCTGTCCCTGGAAGACGACCTCATGCGTATCTTCGGCTCGGACAATATTTCCAAGTTCATGGATAAGCTGGGCATGGATGAAGACGAACCGATTACGGCCAAGATGATCACCCGGTCCATTGAAAAGGCCCAGAAGAAAGTCGAAAGCCACAACTTTGAAATCCGTAAGTACGTCCTGGAATATGACGATGTCATGAACCAGCAGCGTGAAGTCCTCTACGGCCAGCGCCGCCAGGTCCTGACAGCCGATTCCCTGCGCGATACCATCATGGGCATGGTCGACGATATCATCCACGATGGCCTGGATAAATACGCTGACGAAAAGCTCTATCCGGAAGAATGGGATTTCGCCGGCCTCCTGGCTCAGATGCAGCAGTACTTCGTGCCTAAGAACGCGACGACTGTAGAAGAACTGGAAAACCTGAGCCGTGTGGAAGTCCAGGATAAATTGAAGCAGATCGCCGTCGACCTCTACGACGAACGCCTCAAGGAAATCGGCGAAACGACTATGAAGGAACTGGAAAAGGCCATCATGCTCCGCGTCGTCGACAGCAAGTGGATGGACCACCTCGACGCCATGGACGCCCTCAAAGAAGGCATCAACCTGCGTGCGTATGGCCAGAAGAACCCGCTCGTCGAATACAAATTCGAAGCCTATGAAATGTTCGAAGAAATGATCGACTCCATCAAGCGGACTGTCGTCACCTTCCTCTACCATATCCAGGTCACGTACAGCAAGCCCGTACCGCAGGCAGAAGATCATCTCCAGGGCGCTCATGAAGTCCATGAAGAAAGCAAACCCGTCAGCGCCGAAGACATCAAGCGCGATGAAGAGAGAGAAAAGCAGTAAAAGGCAGCCGTAGGGGCGCCCATGTGGGGCGCCCGCGCGAATCCTGTGCATAACCTATTACATTTATTTTTTAGAAGAGTGGTGATACTTGTGTTACTAGATGAAATGAGAAAACCTCTGGAAGACCTGAAACATAGAATACAAGAAATCGGGGATTCACTTTAACTTACCTCGGAAAAAAGAACGTATCATGGATTTAGACATGCAGATGAGTGACCCGGCCTTCTGGAATGACCCGGATAAGGCCAAGAAGATTTCCCAGGAAGCGACGCTTCTCAAGACGGAAGTCGAAGGTCACGAAGAACTCGTCCGCAAAGCTGACGACCTCAGCGAGTATTTGGAAATGGCCATGGAAGACGGCGATGCTTCCTTTGCCGAAGATATTGAAAAGCAGTACCACGACCTGCTCAAGGATATCGAGAAGCGGGAAGTGCGGCTCCTCTTGTCCGGCGAATACGACAAGTGCAACGCCCTCATTACCTTCCACGCCGGTGCCGGCGGTACGGAAGCCCAAGACTGGGCGCAGATGCTCATCCGCATGTATACCCGCTGGGCCGAACGCAATGGCTATAAACTGACTATCCTGGATATGCAGCCCGGCGATGAAGCGGGCATCAAGAGCGCCGCTTTCCGCGTCGAAGGTGAATACGCCTATGGCTATTTGAAATCGGAAAAAGGCGTCCATCGCCTGGTCCGCATTTCGCCTTTTGATGCTGCAGCCCGGCGCCACACGTCCTTTACGGCTGTCGATGTCATGCCGGAACTGCCGGATGATGTCGATGTCGAAATCAACATGGACGACGTCCGCGTCGATTACTTCCGCGCCTCCGGTGCCGGCGGCCAGCACGTCAACAAGACGAGTTCTGCTGTCCGCATGACCCACATGCCGACGGGCATCGTCGTCCAGTGCCAGAATGAACGGTCGCAGCTGCAGAATAAGGAAATGTGCTTGAAATACCTGCGGGCCAAACTCTTTGAACTGGAACAGGAAAAGCAGGAAAAACTGAAAGCCGAAATCGGCGGCGTCCACCAGGCTATCGAATGGGGGAGCCAGATCCGTTCCTATGTGTTCCACCCGTACAATTTGGTCAAGGACCATCGGACCAATGTCGAAACGGGCAATATCCAGGCTGTCATGGACGGCGACCTGGACATCTTCATCGAAGGCTATTTGCAGCAGGAGAAAGAAAAGAAGTTAGCAAAGCAGGAGCTCTAAATGAAAAAATGGATGATTTTCTTTGTCATCGTCGCAGCCTTCTTGGTCGGTGCCAATTCCTATGCACCGCAGCTGGCCGAAGTCGGCCTTTGCCAAGCCTTGTCGGCGACGCTCAATCTGCACAGCGATGATGTCCGCGTCCAGGCGTCGCCGGGAGCCAAAATCTTCCTCGGCGACATCGACGCCATTACCGTCCATGCCACCAACTTCCAAGCTGGCGATTTGACCTTCGCCCACTTCGACTGCAATCTCTACGGCGTCCACTTCAAGCCGCTCCTGGCCCTGGCCGATCAGGAAGTACGGGTCACGCGGGCAGAGAGCGGGGAAATGACGGCGTCCATCCGCAGCGAGGAACTGGAAAAATTCCTCGTGAAAAAAGTCGAAGGCTTGAAGGACCCGCAAGTCTCTTTTGAAGACGATGCTGTCCGCGTCCAGGGGCGGGTGAAACTGGGCGGCCTCGTGTCGGCCCAGGCCGACGTCCGCGGTCATTTTGGCATGAAAGGGTCGAAGCTCATGTTCATCCCGTCGTCAGTGACGGTGGAAGGCATGGGCATGCAGATCAGCACGACGCAGATGGCGAGTGCTGATATTTACGACTTTGCCGGCTTTCCCCTGGGAATCCAGCCGGACAGCGTAACCATGCGCGACGGCCTCCTGACCATTCATGGCCAGGTGAGCAACTCATAGATAAGGTGAAAAGAATGACAAATATGAATAAACGCAGTATGCTGGCGATGATACTGGCCGTCTTCATCGGCCTCGTCTGTGCGCTGGTCATGTG containing:
- the putP gene encoding sodium/proline symporter PutP, with translation MMQYDVSILTAFALYLLVMLAIGVYYSRSQQRLSDYILGGRSLGPWITSMSAEASDMSGWMLMGVPGFAYSTGISAAWIAIGIAIGTYLNWQFVSQRLRNYTEVANNSLTMPDYLKNRFHDDKNIIRIISAIFILIFFLIYTSSGFVSGGKLFESVFGMDYFSALLLSAGVVVIYTFLGGFMAVCWTDFIQGCMMFLAIVLVPVVGMIAFGGCDAVMTRLAATAPNLLEMAPDTTTTGIIGIISALAWGVGYFGQPHILVRFMAIGDPTELKKSKHIAMTWVVISLAAAVLVGLVGKVVVPTPLAGADSEKVFLVMSRQLFPPFASGLILSAVLAAIMSTASSQLLVTASAISKDFYHTFIRKNASEKELIYVSRLTVLVVAACAIVLALNPNSYILTMVSYAWAGFGAAFGPTILLSLYWKRMTKNGALAGIIVGGLTVLIWKQFAWFGLYEIVPGFLFSLIAIYIVSKLDGEPSQEIQDEFEQAIHHTPKISVLHNEDT
- the hpf gene encoding ribosome hibernation-promoting factor, HPF/YfiA family codes for the protein MATIVRGKNLEITPALKDHVEKQEKKVTKYFDNEVNVQALLSVEKDRKIAEITLKVDGVVLRGVEANDDMYAAIDLVYDKLVRQIHKYKTKIARRMKKGAFNDALVEGPAVPEETFEVARVKKFAARPMDVEEAILQMNLVGHDFFVFLNSKTDTINVVYKRKHGKYGLIEPEY
- a CDS encoding LmeA family phospholipid-binding protein, with amino-acid sequence MKKWMIFFVIVAAFLVGANSYAPQLAEVGLCQALSATLNLHSDDVRVQASPGAKIFLGDIDAITVHATNFQAGDLTFAHFDCNLYGVHFKPLLALADQEVRVTRAESGEMTASIRSEELEKFLVKKVEGLKDPQVSFEDDAVRVQGRVKLGGLVSAQADVRGHFGMKGSKLMFIPSSVTVEGMGMQISTTQMASADIYDFAGFPLGIQPDSVTMRDGLLTIHGQVSNS
- the prfB gene encoding peptide chain release factor 2 (programmed frameshift), producing MRKPLEDLKHRIQEIGDSLNLPRKKERIMDLDMQMSDPAFWNDPDKAKKISQEATLLKTEVEGHEELVRKADDLSEYLEMAMEDGDASFAEDIEKQYHDLLKDIEKREVRLLLSGEYDKCNALITFHAGAGGTEAQDWAQMLIRMYTRWAERNGYKLTILDMQPGDEAGIKSAAFRVEGEYAYGYLKSEKGVHRLVRISPFDAAARRHTSFTAVDVMPELPDDVDVEINMDDVRVDYFRASGAGGQHVNKTSSAVRMTHMPTGIVVQCQNERSQLQNKEMCLKYLRAKLFELEQEKQEKLKAEIGGVHQAIEWGSQIRSYVFHPYNLVKDHRTNVETGNIQAVMDGDLDIFIEGYLQQEKEKKLAKQEL
- the secA gene encoding preprotein translocase subunit SecA yields the protein MFNKLIQRLLGNNTEHELKKMWPIVRRINDLEPKLAGLSDASLQEKTFEFKNRLANGETLDDILPEAFAVVREASRRVTGMRHFDVQLLGGIVLHRGDIAEMRTGEGKTLVATLPVYLNALTGKGVHVVTVNDYLATRDSEDMGRIYKFLGLSVGLIVHDLTYDQRRRAYNADVTYGTNNEFGFDYLRDNMVISEDQMVQRPLNYCIVDEVDSILIDEARTPLIISGPGEKSTDLYYTLAGIVKTFTKDDYTMDEKQKTIAPTDSGVAKVEKMLGISNMFDNEHLDLNHLVIQALRARFMMHRDKDYVVKNGEIVIVDEFTGRLMFGRRYSDGLHQSIEAKENVKVQGESKTLATITFQNYFRMYEKLAGMTGTAKTEEDEFNKIYKLDVYVIPTNKPAIRKDLPDVIYKTKNAKYRAVVREVKKRHATGQPILVGTTSINQSEILSQLLDKENIVHNVLNAKYHEKEAEIIKNAGQKGMVTIATNMAGRGTDIKLGPGVAELGGLMIIGTERHESRRIDNQLRGRAGRQGDPGTTQFFLSLEDDLMRIFGSDNISKFMDKLGMDEDEPITAKMITRSIEKAQKKVESHNFEIRKYVLEYDDVMNQQREVLYGQRRQVLTADSLRDTIMGMVDDIIHDGLDKYADEKLYPEEWDFAGLLAQMQQYFVPKNATTVEELENLSRVEVQDKLKQIAVDLYDERLKEIGETTMKELEKAIMLRVVDSKWMDHLDAMDALKEGINLRAYGQKNPLVEYKFEAYEMFEEMIDSIKRTVVTFLYHIQVTYSKPVPQAEDHLQGAHEVHEESKPVSAEDIKRDEEREKQ